The Ancylothrix sp. D3o genomic sequence GCAAAACACCCTTCAAGCAATTGCAGAAATTCATGGCCGGTGGGGAAACATCCAAGAAGTGATATTGCAACCCTATAGCCCAGGAACCAATGAAGAATATAAGCTTTCAGCATTTCCCATCAAAAAGCTTCCCGAAATTATTGCACTAGCCCGCCAAATCCTGCCATCGGAAATCACGATCCAAATTCCGCCGAATTTAATCAGCCAACCGGCCCTATTAATAGCCTGTATAGAAGCCGGTGCCAGAGACTTAGGAGGGATTGGCCCCTGGGATGAAGTCAACCCCGACTATCCGCACCCACCTCATCAAAAACTTGCAGATATATTACAAACTGCTGGCTGGCAACTCGTGCAGAGATTGCCGGTGTACCCCCAACACATCAACACATTACCCAGCCACCTCCAAAAAGCCATCAGCCAAACATTAAACTTGCATAAATAGTACCTAACGCAACCCCCCAAAAGCCCATCTGCGTTAATCTGTGGGGCGGGCATCCTGCCTGCCTTATATCTGCGGTTAAAAAATCAATAACCCTTAGCAGCCAAATCAAACCTACCCGCAAAAGCAACCCGCTCAACCCGCGTCTCAACTTTGCCATCAGGATAAAGCTTCAAAACCCGAAAACCCGGTTCCACAACATCCAAACCAAACTTCTCACTTTTTGGTTTAAACTGAATACAAGTAGAAGGAGAAGCCAAATAGCGAATACCTTGAAACTCGCGGTCAAACTCTTGATGAATATGACCAAACAAAACCAGCTTAACTTGAGGATAGCGGGCCAAAACAGTAAACAATTCTTCAGGGTTTTGGAGAGTGCTGCTATCTAACCATTCAGAATTAACCAAAAACGGCGGATGGTGCAGAGACACAAGGGTAGGCTGGGGTGGAAGTTGGGAAAGTTGCCGGTCTAACCATTCTAAAGTTGACCCAGACAAATAACCGTGAACATAGCCGGGGACACCAGAATTCAGCAATATAAAATTCCAGTTTCCCTGCTGAAAAGATTTTTCAGGTAAAAAAGGAAATTTCGTTAAAACTTCGTCCATAAAAGGCAAACTGTCGTGATTGCCAGGGAGCCAATAAGTGGGAATTCCCAAGGGAGAAATTAACTGTTGTAGGTGTTGGTAAGATTCCTTTGTATGGTCTTGGGAAAGATCGCCGGTGAGCAATAATAAATCAGGAGATGGTTGTAGCTCTTTAAGGGTTTGCAAAACCGCTAGGAAGGATTCACTGGTTGGAAAACCGACTAATTCCTGTTGAGGAGTGGCGAAGAGGTGAATATCGGTAAGTTGTGCAACAAGCAAGGGTAACGCTTGGCTCATAGCTGATCTATCGAGTTGAGAGGTTATTGGGCTGGACGTGAATTAAACGCCTTTGTTCTCTAGGTTAGCTTTAAAAGAGCCATCAATAGGCGATTT encodes the following:
- the cpdA gene encoding 3',5'-cyclic-AMP phosphodiesterase: MSQALPLLVAQLTDIHLFATPQQELVGFPTSESFLAVLQTLKELQPSPDLLLLTGDLSQDHTKESYQHLQQLISPLGIPTYWLPGNHDSLPFMDEVLTKFPFLPEKSFQQGNWNFILLNSGVPGYVHGYLSGSTLEWLDRQLSQLPPQPTLVSLHHPPFLVNSEWLDSSTLQNPEELFTVLARYPQVKLVLFGHIHQEFDREFQGIRYLASPSTCIQFKPKSEKFGLDVVEPGFRVLKLYPDGKVETRVERVAFAGRFDLAAKGY